From Orcinus orca chromosome 3, mOrcOrc1.1, whole genome shotgun sequence, a single genomic window includes:
- the LOC101288788 gene encoding LOW QUALITY PROTEIN: nuclear envelope pore membrane protein POM 121-like (The sequence of the model RefSeq protein was modified relative to this genomic sequence to represent the inferred CDS: inserted 1 base in 1 codon): MGGYLSRPCRRQQSPALRSGDQPERTELLGPAQSTRRFPLPFRFHSAVPTLDLARRLSYEDPVASPCRRWHRRLFIIAHQWQYLIQQAWCLFLGVFSSVPWSXKPLLSAYSSKMFCTSVIPKMAPAKGKLTLLLALKQIIICMWSSLSVHLPNFCGKEILVRALEESSQLRAKEEKDLTALAESRKGLMKQKKGHSAPESQDEQRSGSNPGGNAQSVFRGPMANGVLSSFVPGPGPLKRDFCSKSSEDILIGKSQTYFLSSCSKRNAISSSYSSTRGFPQLQKSGPGAAGLLGPASLHPRVLSKKASEEGCQSSPSASVEPQKKTKHEKVVDGPLEQKQNLYRSQPSDSSRHRKQKRKIPLLMPSRRNGPLILPPPPQLGYRVIAEDLDMEKRAAIQWINKVLEG, from the exons ATGGGCGGTTACCTGAGCCGGCCTTGCCGACGCCAGCAGTCGCCTGCTCTGCGAAGCGGGGACCAGCCGGAGAGAACCGAGCTCCTCGGGCCTGCGCAATCCACCCGCCGTTTTCCCCTCCCTTTCCGGTTTCACTCGGCGGTCCCAACCTTGGACCTGGCTCGCAGGCTGTCATACGAGGATCCTGTGGCTTCACCCTGTCGTCGTTGGCACCGTCGGCTGTTTATCATAGCCCATCAGTGGCAATATCTAATCCAGCAAGCCTGGTGTTTATTTCTGGGGGTCTTTTCCTCGGTGCCCTGGA AGAAGCCACTGCTGTCTGCTTACAGCTCCAAGATGTTCTGTACCTCAGTGATCCCGAAGATGGCACCTGCTAAGGGCAAACTGACACTCCTTTTGGCTCTGAAGCAGATAATCATCTGTATGTGGTCTTCACTGTCTGTTCACCTCCCAAACTTTTGTGGAAAGGAGATCCTGGTGAGGGCCCTCGAAGAAAGCAGTCAACTGAGAGCCAAGGAAGAGAAGGACCTGACAGCCCTGGCTGAGAGCAGGAAAGGGCTAATGAAGCAAAAGAAAGGACACTCAGCTCCCGAGAGTCAGGACGAACAGAGAAGTGGCTCGAACCCCGGTGGGAATGCGCAGTCTGTGTTTAGAGGGCCGATGGCCAATGGGGTCCTCTCTTCCTTTGTGCCCGGGCCTGGGCCTCTGAAGAGAGACTTCTGTTCCAAGAGCTCTGAAGATATCCTGATTGGGAAATCCCAGACCTACTTTCTGAGCTCATGCAGCAAACGAAATGCCATCTCCAGTTCATACAGCTCCACTAGAGGTTTCCCACAGCTGCAGAAGAGTGGTCCAGGTGCAGCGGGGCTCCTGGGCCCAGCCTCATTGCATCCTCGTGTGCTTTCAAAGAAAGCCAGTGAGGAAGGCTGTCAGTCTAGCCCTTCAGCCTCAGTGGAACCACAGAAGAAGACCAAGCATGAAAAGGTTGTGGATGGCCCCTTAGAGCAGAAACAAAACTTATATCGCTCACAGCCATCTGATAGCTCCAGACACCGGAAACAGAAACGCAAGATTCCTCTGCTGATGCCCTCGAGACGAAATGGCCCACTGATTTTGCCCCCACCACCCCAGCTAGGTTATCGAGTCATTGCTGAAGACCTTGACATGGAGAAGAGAGCTGCGATCCAGTGGATCAACAAGGTCTTGGAAGGGTAA